In Pristiophorus japonicus isolate sPriJap1 chromosome 3, sPriJap1.hap1, whole genome shotgun sequence, the sequence CTCCTGTCTTGGCGAACCACAGTTTTTGTTTTGTGTTTCCAACTGgatctctcgttctctctccataTATATAAATATTGGGTCACTAAGACTACTTTAAAGTTGGGACTTTTGGACCAATCATTGCTTTGGCTGGTAAACCGTGCAGAGCAACTTCAAGCAAACCCTGAAACGGCGCTGGCTGCCTTCAAAAGTGCAATAAAGAGTTGTGGATGCTCATTTTTTTTTTGgtatcttccccctccctctccagttTTGTTTTTTTACAAAAAGAAAGTTATTTGTCGGCAGGAAGCCGGTGCGATGTGGAAACATCAGAGACAGCAGATCCGCGTCTCCCACTTTCTGATTGTATCATGCTGATTGCGGCTCATTCAAAAAACAGTGGCAGCCCCAGCACCAACACCAAACCCCTTTTAAGCCATATTTTTTGCTAGTGATTTTGGGGGGGAAAGCGGGCTGTCCGGTTCCAACCTTCAGTGGAGCTGTCTGGCTTGCCGCTTGGGAAGATGAGCTTCTTGCGCCTGGCGGGAGCCTGCCTGCCGCTGCCACTGCTGCTGCTGTTGACCGTGGCTTGTGCCGGCTCCACTCCGGCCCCGGAGGCGTCGCCCCCCTCCAGCCCCAGATCCTGCACGGCGTGCGGGCTGGGCCAGCGGGAGGAGCCCGGGCGGGCGGACGCCGTCTTCTTGGAAGCCGTCAAGCGCCACATCTTGAACCGGCTGCAGATGAGGGAGAGGCCCAACATCACCCACCCCGTCCCCAAAGCCGCCATGGTCACAGCGCTCAGGAAGCTGCACGCCGGAAAGATGAGAGAGGACGGCAGGCTGGAAATCCCCAATTTGGACGGCCATGCGACCGTCAACTCCAGGAAGGAACTGCAGGAACAGACCTCGGAGATCATTAGCTTTGCGGAGACAGGTCGGTAAACTCTCAACAACGAAACAAGTCCCCCGACACCGAACTCGAAATAATTGACATAAATGCCCTTATAACGCCGACAGTAACTTTTACAGTGATTTGTCGCCACTGGGGTTCATGGGGATAGTTTGTTACTAACTTTGGGCTGAGAGGAAGAAGCGGGACCGGTTTAGTCGTGGCGATTGTAAAGACAGTTCCCAGCCGGTGTTAGAATTTCCCTGTGCCCCTGTTCTGTGATTGCAATGCATTCTCTGCGTGTTCGGAACTGACCTGTGCAACAACAAGAGCCTGTGTGACTAACTTGTCTTCACACCACTAGAGCTGCAAACTCGGTACCAAATATGACAGTCACAGAGTTGGGAGCAGATTTAGTTTGGGATTGTAAATTGATGAGTGGAGATCATTCACCTTCAATTCGCTCGCATGCACTGCAGCAAACAATGTATTGGTCTTCAATGCACAATGCACAGACGTCCCCTCTGTTGCACACCGTAAAATGTGTCGATTCTGAAGGTCCAAATGCAAAGATAGCACTGAAAGGGTTACAGTCAAAACGGACGTTCGAGATAATGAAATGAGGCTCAGGATTTGCCCGTCAATGACAAATTAATTGGTAGCGTGTGTGAAGCTCTAATTTATAGCCGTTACATGAAAAAGTGGTTTGATGTCATGTTCTACAAGCGTTTAAAACAGAAATAGTTGACAGAATACATCAGACTCACACCAGACTCTCTCACAGCTGTTCCTTGGAATGTGGAATCAAACCGTACACACAGCGGATGGGCAAAGGCAGAGTACACATATTTCCAGATTAAACACATTCTTGGCCTCACTAAGGTGCTTCCTGTACAGAATATGATTAAATATTTAGACCAGAAAGCAGAACCAGGAATTTGGTCGAGATGCACTAAGTAACGTTTCATCATTGTCATGTACTGTGTTGTGTGGTTGCAGGTAAGTGTATTTATAACACGGTACTTGGCTATTAACTTCACCATAGAAAAACCATGACATCGATACGGGGTAGTATTTAAACCGGTATAATATTAAGGATGGACAAATACCCGATTCCCTGTATGTGTCGAAGGAAAGCAATCTGGTTTCAAGAGCAATTATGTTCCGGGCTTAAATCTAGAATCGTGTTTCGGTGTTACAAGGTATAACTTTACTCTTAAAATAATGTCCAATATTTTGCGGACTCGTGGGCAAAATGATGACCGTAGCGGCTGTAGAAGAAAGCGTTCCGCCGTTTCATAGCTTGTAACGTGCACACGTTTTGCTCATGACTTCCTTTACAAGTGACATCGGAGAATTCCACCCCCCTTGACCATTTACCGAAGAGCGAGGTGGTACTTGAGAGATACATCCCAGTCTACAGTCAGCTTCATAATAGCGGCACAAACATTGTATACACGGTCCTGTAAAGTTTACGGGAGGGCGGATTAATCGCATTATTAATCGCACTTTTGAAAGTTGAAGTAGCTTGATTCGAATAGTGTCTCTGCCGGGAGCCCAGCTCGGGCCTTGCGACTACAAGCTACTTCTCAAACACTTGGCAGCACAATTCTAATTCTTTCATTGTAGGATCATCAAATATTTGAAGCGTAAACGAAATATGTCTGGGCCCAAATCATGTTTGCATTAGTGATTGTCACTGGTGCTCGGAAAATGTTGCGCCTGAGTATTTCAATCCACGCAATATTTGGTGCATCTGCGAAGCAAGAATAGACAGAGTCTTCTCAATAGATTAGACTCAAAATGAGTTATTATTACTTCAACAAAGCCCCAGGTACACGTTCTAATTTAGTATTACTAGAGGAATAGCAGGATTTCTTTATAAAGGACGTTTTATTTACCCCCATCTATTGCATCTAATTGCACAGCGACTAAACATTCGAAATATGATAATATTTTTGGGGGCAAACCCGTAATTTCGTGTTTGAATAAGTCACTTGATGAAGTGTAATGAAAGCTTTAATACTTCGAGCATAAAGTTGCCAGTGAGTTTGTGAATTTATTTTAACAGACTGGAGCACATCACACCTCCAAATTGGCCTCAAATTCCCAGTATTAAAAGTGTCACTCTATTCTAATGTTTCAATCTGCCAAACGTGTGTGAACATATTTGGATATTCTACAAATGACCGTCTATTAATATGACGTTTCAGTGCTGTGCATTGGATGAAAACAATTACGAGCTGCCCAATATTCGTGTCGATGAAGCACATTTTGCCACGGTAAACGGTGATCACTTCAGAGACTGGCCATTGCAGCATCAGACTGACTGGTAACCCCATCTCTGCTTCCGTGTTCGGACTGTCCCTGCTGGACGGGCAACATTATTCGTGAGCCCCTCCGACAGCAATTTGCAATTTATGAAGCTGGTGTGCCTTTGGGTGCTTCTGTGTGAGGGCTTTCCCGTTCAGCTATTCGGCAGTGAGCGGTCTTCAAGAGCTGCATGCGAGCTCTTAAACACAGCTGTGCCGTCTAAACAAAGTTACAATCGGGCACTTTATgtgtgtgtagaaacatagaaattaggagcaggagcaggccattcggcccttcgagcctgcaccaccattcaataggatcatggctgatcattcaacctcagtacccctttcctgctttctctccataccccttgatccctttagcagtaagggccatatctaactcccttttgaatatatctaaccaactggcctcaacaactttctgcggtagggaattccacaggttaaccactctccgagtgaagaagtttctcctcatctcggtcctaaatggcttgcgccccccaacacacacacacacacacacatacaagttCCCCGCGACTTGCCGGCACGATTTGTGCTGAATGCGTCGCTGGACTATGCTAGGCGAGGTCAGGCAAGGGAATTAACAATCTCCCATTCTCTTCGTGCAGATGAGCTGGCTTCATCCAAATCGCGCCTGTACTTCCTGATCTCCAACGAGGGCAACCAGAACCTCTTCGTGCAGCAGGCCAATCTGTGGCTGTACCTGAAGCTGCTGCCCGGCAACGCGGAGAAGGGCAGCCGGCGCAAGGTGACGGTGAAGATCTACCTGCAGGAGGGCGGGGGGCGCGGCGGGCCGTCGGTGGAGAAGCGGCTGGAGCTGAAACGCAGCAGCTGGCACACCTTCCCCATGACCCAGCCCATCCAGGCTCAGCTGGGGCGGGGCGAGAGGCGGCACGACCTGCAGGTGCGGTGCGAGGGCTGCCAGGGCTCGGCGGTCAGCCCGGTGCTGGTGGAGAGCGCCGACGAGTCGCACCGGCCTTTCCTGGTGGTGCAAGCCCGGGCGCTCGACCCCAAGCACCGCATCCGCAAGCGCGGCCTGGAGTGCGACGGGCGCACCAGCCTGTGCTGCCGCCAGCAGTTCTACATCGACTTCCGACTCATCGGCTGGAACGACTGGATCATCGCGCCCACCGGCTACTATGGCAACTACTGCGAGGGCGGCTGCCCGGCTTACATGGCCGGAGCCCCGGGCTCGGCCTCGTCCTTCCACACGGCCGTGGTCAACCAGTACCGCATGCGGGGCATGAACCCCGGCTCCATGAACTCCTGCTGCATCCCCACCAAGCTCAGCACCATGTCCATGCTCTACTTCGACGACGAGTACAACATTGTCAAGAGGGACGTGCCCAACATGATCGTGGAAGAGTGCGGCTGTGCATGAGGACACCAACACGCACATATTTTGGGGGCTTTTCAAAAAAACAAGAGGACTGCTGCACACTATCTTTATTTGTTGACAACTTTACTTGACTCAAAAACGAACCCCGACTGGGGGTCAACTCACTGTGATTTACAAAGTCACCACCTGACTCTCGTAACCATTCCGGATAAAGGGGGAAACACTGTACATAGAGagggtgtgtgtgcgtgcgtgcgtgtgtggcTCCGCTCCACAGCACCAGTGATATCATTGCTTTCTTTCCCCTCAACGTGGTCAGAAGCACCGCCCGCTCCAGACTTCTCTTAAAGCACTCCAAATCTCAAAAAGCTCATCGCTCGCTGTATTTTAAATTCGCCAGAGGCACCGTTTAAGGTGGAGTGCTCCTTCACAGCACTCTTGCCTCGAGGAGGAAATTGTGAACACTTTTAATTATTTATACCGCAAAgactgttgtgtgtgtgtgtgttttttttgttaCACTTATATAGTGAGATGTGTGTAAACGATCGGACCCTTCGGCAGGTTTttgttacacacacgcacactctgatTTGAATCACGGACGCACAAGAGGGGGGGAAAATGAGCATCTAGATATGATTGTGGAGAAACTTGAGATACTGATCTTTCCAGCGAACAAACtactcccactcccctctccctcccctccccaagtaACGTGTGTGTCGCCACAATACAGGCCGCTCGGAACACTGTGCTCTCTGTTCTCCATACACTCTGAACCTGACTGCCTCGTCTCGGGACGGGGAGGTCTGAATAGAAACTTGGCGATGCTTTCACACGTTTCTACCAACATCGATTCCACTCATTTTAATACAATTGTACTTCATCTGTATATTGGAACCATCTGCCCCTTTCCTCTCTCACCTTCCTACACTTTGGTTTCAACCTGTCTTTTTTTCTCCCCTATTTTTCCTATCGCTGTctctattaatatatatatatatatataaactgtTTTCAGATCGTATTCAGAATGGGCCGAATGGTCGAAGCCCGTGGACTGTCACATGTACTGAGACGGTTCCTTCAGTGATAACACGGTCCAAGATCACTTCACCACGAAGACAATGTGCATTGATGGTCACATTGGTTAAGACGCTGGAGTCGCATAGCACTTACAAAGTACCGAAAGCACATATAGCACTTGCATATTTGAACGCCTTGAAAACAACACAcaacaacacacacatacacacataaacgtGGTACTTAACGGTGCACTTGTCACGAATTACCCAATTCCATTCTTATTAAATAAGTGCCGGTTGGGGAAGCTATGCAATGTAAATGATTAGCAGTAAACAGGTGAATTTGTGGATTTAAAATCTTTCCAATTACTTGAAGCTAAATCTTTCGCTTCTTGTATACGGCGAATGATTGTAGAGGTTTTTTGTTTCTCGCGTTTTCTATTTGCACTGAGGCGTCGCgttaattagttttttttaaaaaaaactgccattttttttaaaacaaaaaatgaaaatgttatttttatagAAAGAAGAATAATTCTGGGGGTGAGGAGAAATCAAAATGTATTATACATATCAATGGAACCAAAGAGGCCAAGTATTTAGTGTTCTGTAAATGTTATTGGGCTTGAGTAAGGCCATTGAGACGTTTAGTGGTAGTGTGGTTAGCAAAGAACCTGAGTATTCTGTCAGCTTCATGTCACTGTGGATTCCATTCCTCAATAACCCGTGCAACTTATCAAAAGCAAGCACATGCTATACATGGCATACACACAGTATCAACCTGTCACATTATGACCATATCATGCATTTCCTTATGTTACATATACGGTAATTTAAAACTGGTTCGGATTCATCTTCATTTACTAGCTAACAGTTGGAGTATTTGACACTTCTGTACAGTTTGGCTACAATAAAACAAATCTACATCTATggaatgtgtgtgtgagcagtTATTTCCCCCGGACAAGGGGAGTGAGATATCTCACAATGTTTGTGGGACCATCAGTTGTGATTTTtgcaaactccattccccagccactgactccttgCCTCTCCCCCGCAGCTGTCTGAGGCtgcaccacactgttcgcaacctcagtgtcatatttgacctcaaGTTCAGCTTCTAACCACATATAGGCACCATCACAaaggctgcctatttccacctcagtaacatctaccgcctcagctcatccactgctgaaaccctcatttttgcatttgttacctccagactttacGATTTCAATGCAGTccaggccagcctcccacattctactctccataaacttgaggtcacccaaagctctgctgcccgtgtcctaactcgttcaCCCATCACTAACGTCCCTGCCAAGCTGTACGACTGTGCAGTGGTCTGgaagtcccgcgcaggccgctcaccggcttttacattgaaGAAACCGCGCATGCATGAAAGTATTAAAGAGCCGCAAAGCCAGTCAAAGGAATTGTGCATgaaaataaattagagggaacattggataagtatctgaaggaaaacatttgcagggcaatggggaaaggacgggggagtacgattatctgaagtgcttttgcaaggagccggcaagggctcaatgggccgaatagcctctttccgtgctgtaaccattctatgattctatggtttattgcccatcacccctgtgctcactacatgggctcctggttaaacaatggctctattttaaaattcttatccttattttcaaatccctccatggcctggctgttccctatctctgtaatctcctccagcctcacaaccctttgagatatctgcactcctccaattctagcttcttgagcatccccgtttttaatcacttcaccattggcggctgtaccttcagctgcctgggccctaagctctggaattccctccttaaacctctctgcctctctttcctcctttaagatgctccttaaaacatacctctttcaccaagctctgccctaatatcaacttatgcggtttggtgtcaaattttgtttgttaatacTCCTGTAAAACTCCTTGGGacgttgtcatcatcataggcagtccctcggaatcgagaaagacttgcttcctctcttaacatgagtccttaggtgactgaacagtccaatacgagaaccacagttctgtcacaggtgggacagatagtcgttgagggaaggggtggggagtctggtttgcctcacgctctttccgctgcctgcgcttgatttctgcatgctctcagcgactatACTTGAGgagcttagcaccctcccggatgcacttcgtccACTTAGGATAGTCTttggccagtggggatgttgcactttatcagggaggctttgagagtgtccttgtaacgtttctgctgcccatctttgactcctttactacgttacaggcgctatacaaatacaagttgttatgtGAGAAATCAGCTCTTTCGCAGGCGAATTCTTGGCAGCCCCATTAAATATCCAGTTCTTTCAGCCCCGTTACTAATCTGCCCACACTGCTTTACAAAAATACACCTCGAAGTATTAAGTCCAATACACTGGCAGTGAAATTACAATAATGTGTAGACATAGAAAGGATGAGGAATTCAGGGCTCCAAAAATAGCTCGATCTTTATTTCTTTCTGACACATATTACAATGATCAGATCGaaacagcagtgggccattcagcccccgcCCACCCCCAACCTTTACCACCATTTAACTAGAATTATCccaactccatttactcgcctttCCTTCCTATCCCTTAAATACTCTGTTGTCATGAAACAATTGACCAATTGCGACAGAGCACGACAACTTTAATGTCTGATGTTGAAACGTTAAAAAATATAAATGATATATGTAAGATTTCCGCTCCAGTATTTGTATTTTCTTATCTATGCTCTGAATCTATTTCGTCCAATTCCACTTAAGTCGGGACGGGGTGACCCGTCAACTTATTTCGAAGCATCTTAACCAGGGTTAAGTCAATGTGGCCATC encodes:
- the LOC139257038 gene encoding inhibin beta B chain-like yields the protein MSFLRLAGACLPLPLLLLLTVACAGSTPAPEASPPSSPRSCTACGLGQREEPGRADAVFLEAVKRHILNRLQMRERPNITHPVPKAAMVTALRKLHAGKMREDGRLEIPNLDGHATVNSRKELQEQTSEIISFAETDELASSKSRLYFLISNEGNQNLFVQQANLWLYLKLLPGNAEKGSRRKVTVKIYLQEGGGRGGPSVEKRLELKRSSWHTFPMTQPIQAQLGRGERRHDLQVRCEGCQGSAVSPVLVESADESHRPFLVVQARALDPKHRIRKRGLECDGRTSLCCRQQFYIDFRLIGWNDWIIAPTGYYGNYCEGGCPAYMAGAPGSASSFHTAVVNQYRMRGMNPGSMNSCCIPTKLSTMSMLYFDDEYNIVKRDVPNMIVEECGCA